A single region of the Hoeflea prorocentri genome encodes:
- a CDS encoding acetolactate decarboxylase: MPIHAPRMLMTAALACAASFLFSPSLDIIARAEDESVSTVGPRTTLFVFGPQLPFMFEIDGQRLDFRWSDLVTYGNTGLGGLEDGSGTVIGIDRQFWVADATDPVPRELTEEITPSGLVATFIPDNSVDLEASVDLEALQPILDDAFGNTGTYAYMFRITGVVDALAYQLTGPVPDGSVVETVAGGNSQTAMTIGTEKFLLENKAVTLIGLRAPEYMNGVLQTPYRIHFITDDRSALGQVTDLMADNLKVEWTRINALNIHMWDVTTAGQ; the protein is encoded by the coding sequence ATGCCGATCCATGCCCCGCGAATGCTGATGACCGCCGCGCTGGCCTGCGCCGCATCGTTCCTTTTCTCGCCTTCCCTCGACATCATCGCACGTGCGGAAGACGAGAGCGTGTCCACCGTCGGCCCGCGCACAACCCTTTTTGTCTTCGGGCCGCAACTGCCGTTCATGTTCGAGATCGACGGGCAGCGGCTGGATTTCCGCTGGAGCGATCTTGTAACCTACGGCAATACGGGTCTTGGCGGGCTTGAAGATGGCTCGGGAACCGTGATCGGTATCGACCGGCAATTCTGGGTCGCGGATGCAACGGACCCGGTGCCGCGAGAGCTGACGGAAGAAATCACGCCATCCGGCCTTGTGGCGACATTCATCCCCGACAACAGCGTGGATCTCGAGGCAAGTGTCGATCTTGAGGCATTACAGCCCATTCTCGACGATGCCTTTGGCAATACCGGCACCTATGCCTACATGTTTCGCATCACCGGCGTTGTCGATGCACTTGCCTATCAACTGACAGGCCCTGTGCCCGATGGTTCGGTCGTCGAGACGGTTGCCGGGGGCAACAGCCAGACGGCCATGACGATCGGGACTGAAAAATTTCTGCTGGAAAACAAAGCCGTTACGCTGATCGGGCTGCGCGCACCCGAATATATGAACGGCGTGCTGCAAACGCCCTATCGTATTCACTTCATTACCGATGACCGAAGCGCGCTCGGTCAGGTTACGGATCTGATGGCGGACAATCTTAAGGTGGAGTGGACGCGCATCAATGCGCTCAATATCCACATGTGGGACGTCACGACCGCGGGTCAGTAG
- a CDS encoding hydantoinase/carbamoylase family amidase codes for MPEIAVNSARFLEDLHRLRSFGAHGTGVVRPAFSQPDIASRQWLAIRMADAGLNPVFDPVGNLFGLPADDSACLLLGSHTDSQPEGGWLDGAFGVIAALEAARASIEAGGPPIAVVSFQDEEGRFGALTGSRVWSGALDLAEADRLTDTQGTSFADARAAMADLCARDFVRADRFLGYVEAHIEQGPVLDLSEDVIGVVEHIVGIRGLRVCFAGQQNHAGTTPMAMRKDAFQGLVAFAERINETLASIVTPATVWTIGHVELKPNAASIVPGLADFSVQWRDADEVRLDRMEEIIRQTAASVAEEYDLKCTHSDYLSVPPTAISGPLRQQLETSAEALAPQRWRRMPSGALHDANNVARLMPVAMLFVPSIGGVSHDFSEDTKEEDLLLGAQVLAQAVASGA; via the coding sequence ATGCCCGAGATTGCCGTCAATTCAGCCAGATTTCTGGAAGATCTTCACCGCCTGCGCTCATTTGGTGCGCATGGGACGGGCGTTGTCCGGCCCGCTTTTTCGCAGCCCGATATCGCATCGCGTCAATGGCTGGCCATCCGGATGGCCGATGCCGGGCTTAATCCGGTTTTTGATCCGGTTGGCAATCTTTTCGGTCTTCCCGCCGACGATTCCGCCTGCCTGCTTCTTGGCTCACACACCGATTCGCAGCCCGAAGGCGGCTGGCTTGACGGCGCATTTGGCGTGATCGCCGCGCTTGAGGCGGCGAGGGCCTCGATTGAAGCCGGCGGCCCCCCAATCGCCGTGGTCTCCTTCCAGGACGAAGAGGGACGTTTTGGGGCGCTCACCGGCAGCCGCGTCTGGTCCGGCGCGCTCGATCTTGCCGAAGCTGATCGGCTAACCGATACGCAGGGCACCAGTTTTGCCGACGCAAGAGCTGCGATGGCGGATCTGTGCGCCCGCGATTTTGTACGCGCCGACCGTTTCCTGGGCTATGTCGAAGCCCATATCGAGCAGGGGCCGGTTCTGGATCTGAGCGAAGATGTCATCGGTGTGGTCGAACACATTGTCGGCATTCGCGGTCTTCGGGTTTGTTTCGCCGGGCAACAGAACCATGCCGGAACAACACCCATGGCGATGCGCAAGGATGCCTTTCAGGGGCTCGTTGCATTTGCCGAACGGATCAATGAAACCCTTGCATCCATCGTCACCCCGGCGACTGTCTGGACTATCGGCCATGTCGAGCTGAAACCCAATGCGGCCTCCATCGTACCCGGTCTTGCCGATTTCAGCGTACAATGGCGCGATGCGGACGAGGTGCGGCTGGACCGCATGGAGGAGATCATCCGGCAGACGGCAGCAAGCGTCGCAGAGGAATACGACCTCAAGTGCACCCACTCGGATTATCTTTCGGTGCCGCCGACAGCGATCAGCGGACCCTTGCGTCAGCAGCTGGAAACATCCGCCGAAGCCCTCGCGCCGCAACGTTGGCGGCGCATGCCCTCCGGCGCGCTCCACGATGCCAACAATGTTGCAAGGCTGATGCCTGTCGCAATGCTGTTTGTGCCCTCCATCGGTGGCGTCAGCCATGATTTTTCGGAGGATACGAAAGAAGAGGACCTTCTTCTGGGTGCGCAAGTTCTGGCGCAAGCGGTGGCTTCGGGCGCCTAG